The Rhodamnia argentea isolate NSW1041297 chromosome 10, ASM2092103v1, whole genome shotgun sequence sequence GAAATCGGGCGCTAGATTCGGATGCCCTAGTTTTTGTATTTAAATCGTAACGTCTTTCGATCGGAAGATTTCAGAGGTTACAATCTCACCTTCACAAGTGAGTCTTTATCCTAAATCCTTAAGTAACAATCGTGTCAAAATACGGACGCTAAATGGGTAAAGCACGTTTTATTTCTCGAATGCGATCGATGAACAATTCATGGGCCATTTATCTCAAAATCGTGGGAAATCTAGCCCTCTTCTCGAACATTCCTTTTTCTCCGAGGAAAAAAAGGGGTCTCGGATACTAGGTAGTTTGATATGGATCTTGCAACTTAGACACAGCATATTGACCCTGCTCATTAACTTGCAAGGTGGTCTCGCCATAATTACTTAgagagacagaaaaaaaaaaaaaaagagctatttGCTCGTAATTTAGGGATCATGAAGATGAGACTGTGTGCTAAAATAATCGAGCAACTTGAGTGTGATCGGAATCTTCATTTTGCCGCTTGATCATTTTGTAAAATTACTTGCAGCGGTCCCTGTGAAGTCGATTAAATTGATCGATTGCACGTAAATCTGATGTTCCATATTTCATTATCCGCAAATCCGAGTTCAATCATTTCCATCCGCTGGGTAAAAATGTTCTGGAAACTATGGTGGATTTTATCTTTGTCCGGACTAGGACGAGAGGAGATTTTCTAAGATATTCAAGAGAATTCTGAATATGCGATGTCCCGTGCGGTGATTTGAAGTCTTCGAGTCCGTGTGAAGCGGGAATTGGACGTGGTTTCTTTAATCAACTTTTCATGTCCGGCCTAATCACTTCAACCAAGCTCACTTTGCGGCGTTTTGTGCTGTCTTGAGCTGCCAAGCCTGTCCACGCAGAAAATGacgaatatatatatgtatgtgtgtgtgtgtgtgtgtaatatTCACGCTTATTAGGGTTGATATGGGTAGTTTTACTTTTTTAGAATAACTAGCTACTTATTTCGATGATGGGATAAAGAACTTACAAACAAAAGTAACGCAGTATATTAACAAGTGATCTAGAAACATCATATTGTCATATTATTAAGTggcaaaaaaagtcataaacctattacattagtatcaattcagtcataaatctttcaattagaccaatttagtcataaacctttttacatttgtgctaattcagtccgtTCGGCCAGTTTTGATGAAAATAGCTGCCTTAGAAGCTAGTCGCCTTAAGTGACACCACCGGCACTGGATAATCTTTTAATAATTGTttcggattttatttttttccttatctttttttcttccttatttatttttgtcgatGGCCGGACAATGAGGGTTTGCCTTGCTTGGGCGAGGTCGCCCTCACCATCCACAACCTGGGGCTGGCCTCCCCGGGTCGTGCCTAGGCTAAGGCGAGCATCAGCAATGCTCCCCTCGCCAGGCCTCTCATTGAGGAGGAGGTCAACCCTTGTCCACGCTAGGGCAAGGCTTGCCGACCGCGCCTCCGCCCAAGAGAGGTTCAATGAGGCTAACCCTCGCCTAGGCAAGGCCACCTTAGCCTAGTTGAGGGTTAGCCTCACCAAATATAGTGAGAGGGGCCATGACGGCGCCTAGGTGCAACCCGGCGAAGCCGACACTCACCggccaccggcaaaaagaaaataaaatgaaaaaatatttagaattataagaaaatgtccatgttagcgTTGGTGGTACCACGTCATTGGTTTTCGgctaaagttggccggatggattgaatttgaactaatgcaaaaaagtttaactaaatttgtcaaattgaaaggtttatgactaaattaatattaATGCGAtgggtttaggaattttttgtacttttccttatttatatgcaataggtttaagactaattgggtgatttttctaaattccaGAATAAATCATATGAGGTTGCGTGGTTTCagttatttttcttctccacCACAAGATATTTGTTGGCTTATGAATGTGTAACCATGGTGGATAAAATTTTCACTTGCTAATGAGATCCACATTATAAAATCATCTAAAAGGTTCAGTTCTGAACTCGTAGATGATGTctacaactccattttgttaataatgtaatttttttggaagctACTAGCCCGACAGTTTGACAATattgttagttatttctgaccacagtAGCTCCCAATTAATAAGTGATTTATGTAAAACATGCGTGATGGTGTGTAGATCTACAGTTAAGATTGTACCATTCCTTTACTAGTAAAGCTGCATGACTATTGACTTATAATGTAATTGACATTGTtgaaaaaaagtcaatttttgctttttgctttttattgttGATTCAGGATGAAAATCATTGTCTCTCGATTGGTTTAAATAATGCATTTTGATAGGGTACGCAACCTACTACTTTTTGCCATACCCTTCACCTTCTTGATCACTAATTGGGAAATTATAATTCGAATAATCTAATCAATGATTACAGACCGTGGGCTatgtaaagaaagaaagaaaaagttgctgtgtacctaatttttttttttttttcaaatttatgagaCTTTAGTCTACTAAGATTCCCTCTCTTTTTAGTCGTTACATCAGGACAAAAAGCTAAAGATTCTTGCCAAACGGCAATCGCTAGACACGACAAAGATGTTGAAAGGCACATATTTTAGAAGTTTGGAAGTTTGATTGGTAGCTTTCCATCGAGATCAAAGAGAGGTAACATAGGATCCACTGCATCCAACAGCCTGTCACTCTATTTGTGGTGCTCGTATTCTAGAAGGTGCACATATTTTATgtggttttaaaaaattacatagatgctttttgaagaaaaatgtgTATGGAGAGATGATTTTAATTTTCAGACAAAAGTATAGACACCAGCGACGGCGTTTCGCCTGAATAAAGAGGAGGAAGACAAAAGGAGACTTGCGCTCACCTTGTCTAGAAGAAACAGGTTGAAGCTTCGAATATGGTTTTCCAGTGCTGTCTGCGATTAATCAATTTAAACCGCTTCAATTTATATGCCCTGAAAAGTTTATTTAGACATTATATCGAATTGAGTTGGTGATACAAGGCGTTTAAAAACTACGTAAATTTAATTATAATGTGACGCGTACGTTACACATCATACAAATGGGTTGTGTTTAAAATTGCCACAATCCATTTATGGAGATATTGATATTTTACTCAAATGACGCATTTGCCACTTAtaaattttagcttataaaCTCCTTAACCTATATAGAGATCAACACAAATGAATTTTATCAGAAAGTTAATTTacattttaatttaattgctgAAACAGTGCACACTGTCGCGCTCTATTCTTTATGATATGTGTAGATAATTGGAGATGGTTGAATTTCAAGAGGATTGTCTTATTTATTATTACTACATATAGAATCCATTTAAGCACAATGGATTTGTATTCACCGCCGTAAAATTTTCTATTGTATCTTCTGAGTTTTATAAAATGAATCTCACTTGCTTAACGTGGTTCCGAGCTTCATGTTCCTTCACTAGCGACGGCTCCAATGCTGTATGATTGGGAGAGTTTGTAATGTCCTTCTCACTTATCAAATGAGAGATTACTTGTGAGTCTATTCTTGCTCTTATACCATGTAAAATTTTACGGAATCACTgtgaattattttaaaagtttaaattgttaGACAAAGGCAATGATTGAATTAATTGTGAGCAGTGTGAACAAGGAATATACAAACATACGCGTGAATGATTATTGTGCATATATTAACATGTAGCTTTGTCTATTACAATTGCTGCTGTTATCACTTGTCCTTATGAAAGCCGTGAATTTTGGGTGTGATGTGTTAACTCATATGATTGAGCATGCAGATGAGTCGGATTGCCACTATGATGTAGAAACCTCTTTTAAGGCCCCAtctgtttcaagaaaaatgaatgatgtagaaaacattttccacaaaacGATATATTTTTTCGCTTAAAATTATTAGcctatgaaaaatatttccattttcGCCACTACTATACTCCAAATATTTTCGCCATATTTTCGgtgacaataaaaatatttttttgttcgttTATTTTCACAGgagatataagcaatcattgtaggaaaatgtttttcaaattatttatttttcacagaATAAACGGTGCCTAGGAAGCAAATAATTTGATAGTTACAACACAACCCCGTCCAATTAATCTTGTGAAGCTTTTTTGTTCTGGCTTTTGTTGCCAGTTGCTGTCTAGAAGGAGAGCTGGACTGTAAGTGGAAACATTTGTAAGTGGACAGCGAACGAGACATCCCACCTTTACCTTATGTCTGATTCGTTCGTTGGGTCCGCTGTTCCACTTCATGTCATCGTTCAGGGATCGATCAAAGCTCGAAGGATATGCGAGCGCAAGCCCCACCCGCACAGGTGCGAGTCCGTGCATAACCAGATCAAGCTGGCGACACTATTTTCCTCCGACAGTTCCTTGTCATCTAGAAGACCTGAACAATGACGATCCAAGACATGTCCATGTCATCTTTTCGGACCTTATCCTTGGCATTTCGTGTCCTTCTCAATCTCTGCATATTCGAGAAGATACTTGTTGGAAGCAATCCACGTAGTTCGACTTAAAGAGGTGAGCAATAAGGAGCCATGGTAGCGATTTCCCAAATGAGGGGGACGGACGGCGaagcttttccttctctttggcCATACACGGAGACACGAATTGACACCCGGAAAAGGAAAAGTTGATGGTTTCTTCCTAACTGTTGTCCAGCTCTCTTATCTTTATAATCCAAGGAATTGCAGGGCTGTTCAACAAGTGATTGCAGTGAATGCAAGCAATGGCTATTTATCTTTCTAAAGGCACTGTCCTGCTTCTGATAGTGAGAAGCAGAAAATCAGACCAAGAAGTAATGGAACTGACCTAAACAAGTGATTCGCGAATCAAGCAAGTTATTTTTCATCTGTTGTGAGATGGGGTTGATATTAAGTTGATGAAACTCCTGTGAGAGATCAATGAGCTGCAGCGTATCTTGTGTTAACCCCGAACTTGTTGCATAATGTCTTCGATCATCAGCGTCATGTTGAGATATGAAGAACCTCCTTCTTCCATGGCCATCTTCGCTCTGCGTCCAAGACCGGCCGCTCGGTTTCGTCTCTCCCGGGCTCCGTCGTCTACTTCGTCCATGAGCTGGTTCACTGCTTGCTTCACTTCTTCCCTCTTCATTAACACCTCGCACTTCTCTTCTTCCCCCCAGTTCATGGCTACATTGGACCCCAACCTCACACCGATTTTCAGCACCTGAACAACAACCTTCTCGTTATAGAACTGCTCGGCGAACAACGGCCTTGTTAACAATGGCAAACCGGCGCATATCCCTTCGAGCGTCGAGTTCCAACCACAGTGTGTCAAGAAGCCTCCGACTGCTGGGTGTGACAAGATCAGCACCTGAGGCGCCCAGCCTCGGATCAAGATGCCTCTCCCTTCGATTCTCTCCTCAAATCCACTTTCCGATATCCAATCCACGAACCGAGATTCGTTCCCTCCTCGTACGACCCAAATGAAAGGTCGGCCACACGCCTCCAAGCCTAACCCAAGCTCTATCAATTGCGGTGCTGTGAGTCGGTTCAAGCTTCCGAGGCATGCGTAGATGACAGAACTTGGTCCCCATAAGTCGAGCCACTTCAAGCAATGGTCATCATTGACCAAGGACTTGTTGCCTCTTTCGGCCTTGTCCAGGTTGTCCTCATTGCACAGCGACACCGGACCAATACACCAAACTTTACCCCTCACGCGTCTGCATTCACGTATATACGCCGGCTCCAATTCTTCAAAAGTATTAACGACCACACCGTATGCAGCTAGTTCTTTTGCTCTTATTTCATTCCGCATATCTTTGATGTCTGATGGAACAATATTCACAGCTCCTGGAAGCTGAGCTCTTGTAAGCTCAATTCTATCCGGTAGACCAGGCACAACAAACGGCTCTGACTCAGGCACTGTATCAAACACCTTGGACTCAACTATGTTGTGAGTGCACACGAGTGAAAAACAACTAGAGCCATCAAATACAATCCTCGGAATCCCAAATTCACGGGCAGTCTGGTCCGCCCACATCACAATCTTATCCGCAATTATGCAGCTTGGGCGAAGTTGTAGCCGATGGAGCAATCGCTCCACCGGTTGCCGCAACATGCTAATGCCGAGAAGCAGATTCTTCAACATGCCCCGGGAAGGGAGGGAGTCCATGCTCTCGCAACCTTCAGGCAGGCCAGCCTCTGCCGAGGGAAAGGGGACCTGCAGGAGCTCGATCCGCAACCCAGACCTGGCGGCACGGTCGAACACGGGCACGAAACGGGCTGAATTGATGGGAGTGGTGACGACGGTGACGGTCAGGCCCCGGCGGGCCAGCAACCGGGCCATGTCCATCATGGGGATCATGTGGCCGGAGGCTAAATGAGGAAGCAGAACGAAGTGAAGCTCTTGGTATTGGGAATCCATTGTTGGTTCAATTTAGGTCGAAGGAAAGTCCGCTACTTTGGGTCCCACCAAATCCTTCCTAGCTCCATCAAAAGAGAATGCCTACTTCAACGGAATCGATAGCAGAGATGGAGTAAAAATTCGCTCAAGGGTCACAAACTTAAGCTCGCGAAGCTACAAGATTATGACGTAATGCGACGACAGAGCGGTTGCTACCCCATCTGAGAAGAATGAATCGTTGCAACTGCTAAATTttcaataagagagagag is a genomic window containing:
- the LOC115735167 gene encoding UDP-glycosyltransferase 73C1-like isoform X1 is translated as MDSQYQELHFVLLPHLASGHMIPMMDMARLLARRGLTVTVVTTPINSARFVPVFDRAARSGLRIELLQVPFPSAEAGLPEGCESMDSLPSRGMLKNLLLGISMLRQPVERLLHRLQLRPSCIIADKIVMWADQTAREFGIPRIVFDGSSCFSLVCTHNIVESKVFDTVPESEPFVVPGLPDRIELTRAQLPGAVNIVPSDIKDMRNEIRAKELAAYGVVVNTFEELEPAYIRECRRVRGKVWCIGPVSLCNEDNLDKAERGNKSLVNDDHCLKWLDLWGPSSVIYACLGSLNRLTAPQLIELGLGLEACGRPFIWVVRGGNESRFVDWISESGFEERIEGRGILIRGWAPQVLILSHPAVGGFLTHCGWNSTLEGAENRCEVGVQCSHELGGRREVRGVNEEGRSEASSEPAHGRSRRRSPGETKPSGRSWTQSEDGHGRRRFFISQHDADDRRHYATSSGLTQDTLQLIDLSQEFHQLNINPISQQMKNNLLDSRITCLDYKDKRAGQQLGRNHQLFLFRVSIRVSVYGQREGKASPSVPLIWEIATMAPYCSPL
- the LOC115735167 gene encoding UDP-glycosyltransferase 73C1-like isoform X2, which gives rise to MDSQYQELHFVLLPHLASGHMIPMMDMARLLARRGLTVTVVTTPINSARFVPVFDRAARSGLRIELLQVPFPSAEAGLPEGCESMDSLPSRGMLKNLLLGISMLRQPVERLLHRLQLRPSCIIADKIVMWADQTAREFGIPRIVFDGSSCFSLVCTHNIVESKVFDTVPESEPFVVPGLPDRIELTRAQLPGAVNIVPSDIKDMRNEIRAKELAAYGVVVNTFEELEPAYIRECRRVRGKVWCIGPVSLCNEDNLDKAERGNKSLVNDDHCLKWLDLWGPSSVIYACLGSLNRLTAPQLIELGLGLEACGRPFIWVVRGGNESRFVDWISESGFEERIEGRGILIRGWAPQVLILSHPAVGGFLTHCGWNSTLEGICAGLPLLTRPLFAEQFYNEKVVVQVLKIGVRLGSNVAMNWGEEEKCEVLMKREEVKQAVNQLMDEVDDGARERRNRAAGLGRRAKMAMEEGGSSYLNMTLMIEDIMQQVRG